A window of the Vibrio ostreae genome harbors these coding sequences:
- the rpoS gene encoding RNA polymerase sigma factor RpoS: MNAAEAEEQLTNSKDQSEEIREEFDASTKSLDATQMYLSEIGFSPLLTAEEEVLYARRALRGDEAARKRMIESNLRLVVKISRRYSNRGLALLDLIEEGNLGLIRAVEKFDPERGFRFSTYATWWIRQTIERALMNQTRTIRLPIHVVKELNIYLRTARELSQKLDHEPTAEEIALELDKPVDDVSKMLRLNERISSVDTPIGGDGDKALLDIIPDINNSDPEVSTQDDDIRDSLVAWLDELNPKQKEVLARRFGLLGYEPSTLEEVGREINLTRERVRQIQVEGLRRLREILMKQGLNMESLFNVENEQ, encoded by the coding sequence ATGCCACTCAGATGTATCTGAGTGAGATTGGTTTCTCACCACTTTTAACCGCCGAAGAAGAAGTTTTGTATGCCCGTCGTGCTCTGCGCGGCGATGAAGCGGCACGCAAACGTATGATCGAAAGTAACCTGCGCCTGGTGGTCAAGATCTCACGCCGTTACAGCAATCGTGGTCTGGCTCTGCTTGATCTGATTGAAGAAGGCAACCTGGGTCTGATCCGTGCGGTGGAAAAATTTGATCCGGAACGCGGCTTCCGTTTCTCGACCTACGCCACCTGGTGGATCCGCCAGACCATTGAACGTGCGCTGATGAACCAGACCCGTACCATTCGTCTGCCGATTCACGTCGTCAAAGAGCTCAACATTTACCTGCGTACTGCGCGTGAACTGTCGCAAAAACTCGATCACGAGCCAACGGCAGAAGAGATCGCACTGGAGCTGGATAAACCGGTGGATGATGTCAGTAAAATGCTGCGCCTCAATGAGCGTATCAGCTCAGTGGATACGCCGATTGGTGGTGACGGCGACAAAGCGCTGCTCGACATTATTCCGGACATCAACAACTCGGACCCGGAAGTCTCGACTCAGGACGATGACATCCGTGACTCACTGGTTGCCTGGCTGGATGAACTGAATCCGAAACAGAAAGAAGTGCTGGCGCGCCGTTTTGGCCTGCTCGGTTATGAACCTTCTACGCTGGAAGAAGTCGGTCGCGAAATTAACCTGACCCGTGAGCGGGTACGTCAGATCCAGGTCGAAGGCCTGCGTCGTCTGCGTGAAATCCTGATGAAACAGGGTCTGAATATGGAATCGCTGTTTAACGTAGAAAACGAGCAATAA
- the mutS gene encoding DNA mismatch repair protein MutS: protein MTAEQKHTPMMQQYLKLKAENPDILLFYRMGDFYELFYDDAKRASHLLDISLTKRGASAGEPIPMAGVPFHAVEGYLAKLVQLGESVAICEQIGDPATSKGPVERKVVRIVTPGTVTDEALLSERVDNLIAAIYYHNGRFGYATLDITSGRFQLSEPESEEAMAAELQRTAPRELLFPEDFEPVHLMASRQGNRRRPVWEFELDTAKQQLNQQFGTRDLVGFGVEQAKLGLCAAGCLIQYVKDTQRTALPHIRSLTFDRQDHSVILDAATRRNLELTQNLAGGSDNTLAEVLDHCATPMGSRMLKRWIHQPMRSLDTLNQRLDAIGEIKQQGLFADLYPVLKQIGDIERILARLALRSARPRDLARLRNALQQLPELSDVLQPLEGDYLGKLREFAQPLDELCELLEQSIKDNPPVVIRDGGVIADGYSAELDEWRDLANGATEYLDKLEAEERDRHGIDTLKVGYNNVHGFYIQVSRGQSHLVPPHYVRRQTLKNAERYIIPELKQHEDKVLNSKSKALALEKQLWEQLFDLLLPQLEQMQNLASALSQLDVLQNLAERAESLDYCRPQLSEEPGIHIQGGRHPVVEQVLDEPFIANPIELNPQRKMLIITGPNMGGKSTYMRQTALIALLAHIGAYVPAESARIGSLDRIFTRIGASDDLASGRSTFMVEMTETANILHNATARSLVLMDEIGRGTSTYDGLSLAWASAEWLAKQIGSMTLFATHYFELTELPNTLPHLANVHLDAVEHGDDIAFMHAVQEGAASKSYGLAVAGLAGVPKAVIKNARSKLSQLEQLSLQQPSSHPSQVDITNQLSLIPEPSEVEQALAGIDPDDLTPRQALEALYRLKKML, encoded by the coding sequence GTGACTGCCGAGCAAAAACATACGCCCATGATGCAGCAATATCTCAAACTCAAAGCAGAGAATCCGGATATTTTGCTGTTTTACCGGATGGGCGACTTTTATGAGCTGTTTTATGACGATGCCAAACGTGCCTCGCACCTGCTGGATATTTCCCTGACCAAACGCGGCGCGTCGGCCGGGGAGCCGATCCCGATGGCCGGTGTGCCATTTCATGCCGTGGAAGGGTATCTGGCCAAACTGGTTCAGCTCGGCGAATCGGTGGCTATTTGTGAACAAATCGGCGACCCGGCCACCAGCAAAGGCCCGGTGGAACGTAAAGTGGTGCGTATTGTCACGCCGGGCACGGTCACCGACGAAGCCCTGCTCTCGGAGCGGGTTGATAACCTGATCGCGGCGATTTACTACCATAATGGCCGCTTTGGTTACGCCACGCTGGACATTACCTCCGGCCGTTTCCAGCTCAGTGAGCCGGAGTCGGAAGAAGCCATGGCGGCCGAACTGCAGCGCACCGCGCCGCGCGAGCTGCTGTTTCCGGAAGATTTCGAACCGGTGCATTTGATGGCCAGCCGTCAGGGTAACCGCCGTCGCCCGGTGTGGGAGTTTGAACTCGACACCGCCAAGCAGCAGCTCAACCAGCAGTTCGGCACCCGTGACCTGGTTGGTTTCGGCGTCGAGCAGGCCAAGCTGGGCCTGTGTGCGGCCGGCTGCCTGATCCAGTATGTCAAAGACACCCAACGCACCGCCCTGCCGCATATCCGCTCGCTGACGTTTGACCGTCAGGATCACTCAGTGATCCTCGATGCTGCGACCCGCCGTAATCTGGAACTGACCCAGAACCTGGCCGGCGGCAGCGACAACACTCTGGCCGAAGTGCTTGATCACTGTGCCACCCCGATGGGCAGCCGGATGCTGAAACGCTGGATCCACCAGCCGATGCGCAGCCTGGATACCCTCAATCAGCGTCTCGATGCGATTGGGGAAATCAAACAGCAGGGCCTGTTTGCCGATCTCTATCCGGTGCTGAAACAGATAGGTGATATCGAACGTATTCTGGCCCGTCTCGCCCTGCGCTCGGCCCGGCCGCGCGATCTGGCCCGCCTGCGCAACGCGCTGCAGCAACTGCCGGAGCTAAGTGACGTATTGCAGCCGCTTGAAGGCGACTATCTTGGCAAACTGCGTGAGTTCGCCCAGCCTCTTGATGAGCTATGCGAACTGCTTGAGCAGTCGATCAAGGACAACCCGCCAGTGGTGATCCGCGATGGCGGCGTGATTGCCGACGGCTACAGTGCCGAACTGGATGAATGGCGCGATCTGGCCAACGGCGCGACCGAATACCTCGACAAACTGGAGGCAGAAGAGCGCGATCGCCACGGCATCGACACGCTCAAAGTCGGCTATAACAATGTGCACGGCTTTTATATTCAGGTCAGCCGCGGCCAGAGCCACCTGGTGCCACCGCACTATGTGCGTCGCCAGACCCTGAAAAATGCCGAACGCTACATTATTCCGGAACTGAAACAGCACGAAGACAAGGTACTCAATTCCAAATCCAAAGCACTGGCACTGGAAAAACAGCTGTGGGAGCAACTGTTTGATCTGCTGCTGCCACAACTGGAGCAGATGCAGAACCTGGCCTCAGCGCTGTCGCAACTGGACGTACTGCAAAACCTGGCCGAACGGGCAGAAAGCCTCGATTACTGCCGTCCGCAACTGAGCGAAGAGCCGGGCATTCATATTCAGGGCGGCCGCCACCCAGTGGTCGAGCAGGTGCTGGACGAACCCTTTATCGCCAACCCGATAGAGCTGAATCCGCAGCGTAAAATGCTGATCATTACCGGTCCGAATATGGGCGGTAAATCGACTTATATGCGCCAGACCGCTTTGATTGCCCTGCTGGCGCACATCGGTGCCTATGTACCGGCCGAGTCCGCCCGTATCGGCTCGCTGGATCGCATTTTCACCCGTATCGGCGCGTCAGACGATCTGGCCTCAGGCCGTTCGACCTTTATGGTTGAGATGACCGAAACCGCCAACATTCTCCACAATGCCACCGCTCGCAGCCTGGTACTGATGGACGAAATTGGCCGCGGCACCAGTACCTATGATGGCCTGTCTCTGGCCTGGGCCAGTGCGGAATGGCTGGCCAAACAAATTGGCTCGATGACGCTGTTTGCGACCCATTACTTTGAGCTGACCGAGCTGCCCAACACCCTGCCGCATCTGGCCAATGTCCATTTAGACGCGGTAGAACACGGCGATGATATTGCCTTTATGCACGCAGTGCAGGAAGGCGCGGCCAGCAAGTCGTATGGTCTGGCCGTAGCCGGACTGGCCGGTGTACCGAAAGCGGTGATCAAGAACGCGCGCAGCAAACTGAGCCAGTTAGAGCAGCTCAGCCTGCAGCAACCAAGCAGCCACCCAAGTCAGGTGGATATCACCAATCAGCTCAGCCTTATCCCGGAGCCAAGCGAAGTGGAACAGGCGCTGGCCGGTATCGACCCGGATGATCTGACCCCGCGTCAGGCACTGGAAGCGTTGTACCGCCTGAAGAAAATGCTCTGA